In Camelus ferus isolate YT-003-E unplaced genomic scaffold, BCGSAC_Cfer_1.0 contig846, whole genome shotgun sequence, the sequence ctttctaTTCCACTTctggtgatctgtctgttcaaatggtcaatttcttcttgatgcaatattggtgggctgaatgtttccagaaacttctccatttcttctgggttatccagtttgtttccatacagttgttcatggtagtcccttatgaaattttggaaatttgttgtactctttgtagtttctcctctttcatttcataaatttcttgtgttctctgtcttttcttgttGGTGAGCCTGTCCAGAGTTTTGTCAATTGTGTGTACTATTACAAAGAAtagtttgattgtttttttctattttttaaaccttatatgaattctttcatccttgatcattattatttccttctttctcctgacttttggttttgtttgctcttcttttcaagattattttacatacaacgttagattatatatttgaaaatactatTCTACTTTGAGGAGGGCCTTGTCACTGTGAACTTCCCTCATAAGCCTGCTTTAATTGTTTAGCATAgacttttgtattgtttttctcatttttctcaagattctttttaatttattctttaatttcatcACCCCCTACTTGTTTTAttatcatgttgtttaatctacatggtgtcatttttttctccctgggttTTCTGTGAttggtttctagtttcatgctattatattcagaaattatgcttgaaattatttttatccttttaaatttttgaggcttTTTCTGTGCCTGAGTATAcaatttttccttgaaaatattccatgtgcattggagaaaaatgtatattctgttttggggagatgtacTGTTTTGTATATATCAACCAAGATCTAATATTTTATACTATCTTTTAGTGTCTTTGTTCCCtgattaattttctgtctgaaagacaaCTCCAATGATGGTAATGGGGTGTtatagtctcctactatgattgttttcccatcaatttctccctgtttatctattagtatttgctttatgtatttaggttctccaatattgagtgcatatatattaaatcaTATAATACCCTAATTTTGTATTGATCACTTAATCATTATAGCATGTCCTTGTTTATCTTActctatggcctttgttttaagtctattttgtgtgaaatccataCTGCtagtcctgctttcttgtcatgtccatttgcatggaatataattttccatcctcttactttcaatTGATGTGTGTCCCTCTCCCTAAAGTGGTTGTATTGTATGCTTCATAATGTAGGGTTTTGTTATATTATCCCATCTTTCTATATCTATCTTTTGACTGAAGCACttattctattaacatttgtAATAATTAAGATAGAAGGgtgtatatttacattttgaacttcattttccagttgatttggtatttcctttttgttcatttctttttctttttgtggcttgataattttttttattatcttggtttctttttagttttgtgagtTCATTGTAAGCTTTTGGCTTATGGGtaccatttttgtatgtatttggaCCCATTATTATAACTCTTTATTTTATCTGATAGTAATACAAACTCTAACCCattctacagagaacagaaacaagaagaaaatactctgtattgtCCTGTTTCCCACTCTGacccttaaaaattttgatgtcctgttttacaacatcatgtttattctgttgtaagtcattgtagctattgcctttctaattatgcctttctcctttatatagCATTCTGCTCCTcttgtatttagagtagatctttcatttttttttctgttgctatgctcttttagtatttgcttgtgtagaagttatttatctctccttctattccaaGGGAGAGTCTTGGTTGATATAGTATCTTAAATTACAGCTTCCTTTCATTgaggactttgaatatgtcttgccactgccttctgactgCTCTATTTGTGTAGGAAACATGTTTaaagttttatgtatataattttctatatatatatgtaaagaatacctagaaatgaagttaacaaataaggtgaaacttatacattaaaaatagaaaactttgatgaaggaaattaaaactgatccaaagaagtgaaaagatctcttatgtGAATGATGTGAAACAGTAAGTTTAAAacaaccatactacccaaagcaatctaaatgtAGTGTGTTTCATATAAAATACCCATgagaattttcaattaaatagaacaaataatttcaaaatttatatgtaactaCAAAGATCATGAGTTGTcagtataattttgaaaaaattattaagtcTAATAGTGTAAGGTTCTCTGATCTTAAACAGTACTACaaagctttagtaattaaaacCACATGATACTGGCTCAAAATCAGACACCaatgaatagaagagaatatagTAAGCAGATATAATCCCTAATacctatgatcaattaacccatggaaaatgaagcaaaagtgtaaaatgatgaaaaggcatTCTCCTCAATAAGTATTGCAGGGAAGAATGACAATATACAAGATAGATTAGGATATTTCCTCATATTGTGTACAATcaatgagcacagaatatctttctatttattttgtttacttacaTTTCTTGCACCAGTTAATAATAGATTTATGTttagctcttttatttcacttattaaatttattcctattttattctttttgatataattgtacacacaattgttttcctaatttctctttcaatAATTTGTTTTTAGTATATAGATGTGCAACTTATttatgtatattgattttgtattctgcaagtttaacacatttgttcattatttttaacgGTCACTTGAGGAGTATATGGAGTTTTTTatctatgtgaaattatgtcatctgtaaaagcTTTACTGCTTTTTTACAAGTTGGATGAgttttatgtgattttcttgACTAGATTTTCTGTTTAGCACTTCTAGTAATGTAATTTAGGACTTGTGAGAAtgagctactttttcttattactggtccAGAAGAAAACGttcctgtatgttaacattgaGCTTGATGTTAGTCATGGTTTTATTCATATAtgtcttttattatgtttagttacATTCTACCTAGAGcaaatttgttaagaattttttcataaaaaagttaagttctgtcaataattttcctacatatattgagattattatttttgtattatttgttttttaagggatggtataacatttattgatatgcatatgtgaaataatatttatgaatcagGACTAAATCCCACTTAACTATAGTTTATAATACTTGTAATATGCCATGAATTCAGGTTGCTAATATTTAGTTAGAATGGAATAAacatatactgaaggaaaaattacattgtagcttgtgtgtacatttatttatttaaaaattttatgtctcattttgaatttggcttatgtttaatggaattattttctaaataaaaaatataacttttggtagaactggatttactacagtttactgatagagaacatatctattatttaaaattagagcaCAAAATAGTTGCCTTAAAATGCCATATTATACTAACAATGCAAACTGtttcaggactgagaaacaaattgCATCCTAAAAAGTTTTTAGCTGGTCTTTTCCACACAAAACCACATTTActgttatttgcttgtttgtttgtttgccgaTTAATGGAGGCAATGTGTATGGAACCCAGGATATTGGGCATAAGTTTATTTATCAACATCATTTGGAACACTTAACAGGAGCCACGAGTGTGGATTATAAAGATGACTAGAAAATTTATTCCTTGTAGGGACTGAAAAAcctctgaatgaaagaatggcaaaaataaacatttgtaagtatacaatatgattttctcttttgtaattataaactagaatattaaattacatttgtttttcttataatgctggtttacaattaaaaaaatttccccttttgggatttcttaaatttgattgattattttaatcaaattttatttcataaatatttaccatttatttataaacataccaaATAAACTGAGATTTACTCTGCTCATTTTTGAATATACAGATACTTAATTTAAAGCACATAGTTAAGTAATTACTTCCATATCAaaatcaaattatgttttattttatttataaatgataatgaaatagtaATAACTTTTTTGTAAACGTTTTacacaaatttcaatttaaattccaaaactttaaaattactttatttatttagtgcattatTTATACTCTGTTCACAAATCTGGTATAAATTTGTGTATAAAAGGTAGGAGAATGTTTTATTCCACAGAacccaaatttaatttatttaataagatgtgggaataatatttgcagatcacactgtaaaaataaacatgatatatatttcattttaactggatgaatgagaagtaaacacTGGCTGAAAGTTACACTTGGCTTGCTAGGAGACCAGAcattttgtgatgtcacagcttctcaggttgagaaccactgtgatggcctagcagtttatgtgtgcaggcctgccaaaACAGCATTTGAAGATGCTgtgctcaaaatcatgcagattagGAATGGAGCTGTAGAAAATATTATTATagatggcacatgtttcttcagaaattcaagatgtGTCTCCTAAAGATGGACCAACTGGTTCAGGAAAGTCCAGTAGATCTCTATTGTGTAATCAAACATTCTCTGGGGACTTGGACTtgaggtctatgattgaagaaaatgcttttcagactttgtgtgaagaatccttgagaaaaagaccatgttacacacattgtgtctctgaaccagatgaagataatgattttcgttctctgacatttccaagaaaactctggaaaatggttgggagtgaccaaattcaatccatctggtgggatgataatggaacttcCATAGAGATTGATGTATTTatctttaagaaggaagttttggaaagaaagacccctttcagaatatttgaaactggaagtatgaaaagtttagttGGACAGCTTAACCTTTACGGGCTTAGTAAAGTGCGGCAGAATTTTCAACGATCTACTTGTCTagctgactttctggcagaagaaaaagaagtctctgttttaagcaaggtattcagaaattttactcACCACTTcattacttatatataaataattttttgtacATCAATCTATGgttatataaatgtaaagctagattttgaaaattatataaaactactaaagctaaaatactttattttttctaaaaaatgaggacagtgctttaagtattcaagattatgAGAAACTTTGCAAGCAAATATGAATCTTaacagaaatctaaataaaggtattaaagctGCTATTAAAAAGGGGCATTCACCTTTACTGAAAATgctaatgtttttaatttgatgactatgctatttaaatgtgtattttccaaataaggaatttcaaaaagtagtcagcaatgttcatattttcattatattatctTTGTATAATAAGCGTGAAATCTGAGGTTTTATAGATTTGGCTTATTGTAGTCTTGATTTTGGTTTAAAGTAATACTTAAATCTTTCCACTTTGTTTGTATCTGCAGttctatcataatccaaattttaaatgaggctgtccccagcttttagtgagaataaaaagaagagttgggattaaaaatgcttctttGGTATCTTAATTGGCTCAAGATTTCAACAAGAAATACTTTAAAGCAGGGGGTAATAtggataatcataattctggATTTGTGGCTGACACTAGAGGAGGAAGTGCATTTTTACATtctgaaatttaaacatgcctctaAAAAGAAAGCCCTCTACCAGCCACAAAATTGGTGACAGAAATACCTGATGagaggtgatttttctccttcatcaTCAATGTCAGTTAGACCAGCAGAACTAATTGCAGTGGAAAaacgtgctattttaaatcagttgaccactttCCACGTGCACTCCCAAAAcagctacactgaagcaaatggcCGTGTTAtgaatttcattacaactacAACTTCTACTTCTCAATACAGCAACTTATCCCCCAAACAGAGCAATTATATTTTACTGATGGTGGAGCCTTatacttttccaaatagatatcacAACATATCGGCCAATGAAGGTCCTTTTTCTTAACTTCAAGCAGAGAGCAATCCACGGTTTCCAGTGCCAGTGTTAGCTGATACATCAGCTAACTCTCTTTCACGGCCAACTCATCAGCCAACTGCAGTTTATGAATATCATCGTAATTAAAACTGATCTCCCAGAGAACTATCAGATTATGCAGGGTAACAAAGACTATAATTGATGTTGGCAAATGTCGACAAATATCagcatttttttatttgaacaataGACATACAtgtgtacttttattttccttatatttttttaaattcagttaaaagTAAAATGGGAGATGAAAttaccatttgaaaaaaaagagatatttgattgATATAATCATTTTCTAGTACAATATCGgtgtaaatttgaataatttcttgtaaGGAAGATGAGAAATGTTAGAATTTGGGAAAAGACTAAAACATGTAGAGAGTGAAAATTACTAACTGGCTTCTCTTTCATCCTGGAAAGTATTATATGTGTTGTTAG encodes:
- the LOC116662620 gene encoding heat shock transcription factor, Y-linked-like, which encodes MAHVSSEIQDVSPKDGPTGSGKSSRSLLCNQTFSGDLDLRSMIEENAFQTLCEESLRKRPCYTHCVSEPDEDNDFRSLTFPRKLWKMVGSDQIQSIWWDDNGTSIEIDVFIFKKEVLERKTPFRIFETGSMKSLVGQLNLYGLSKVRQNFQRSTCLADFLAEEKEVSVLSKVFRNFTHHFITYI